CAGTAAATTCCAcaagacaaaaacaaacaaaactcacACACACAATTAAAACTGAATTAGGAAAACCAATTCaatcaaaatcatcaaaatggTTGCAGCTTATCCAATGAGTGCAAGTAGCAGAAATGCCCCTTCCCATGTTTAGCCTTTTGGTTTAGCTTTACCTGTGATCGAATGGGTTCCATCTGACAAGGTTTTCAAGATTCAGTTACCTTCTTTTCATCTCCTTCAGCAGTTGCTTCGTTTGAACAATGGTTCTTGACAACAGTCGATATGTCAGTTTCAGAAGCACCAGCAAGTTTGAATCTTTCAACTGCTGAGTCAAGATTCTTCTCCCAGCCGCTTACACTGATTTTGCATTCCACTTGTGATCTTTCAAACAGCATATTTCCCCAGAACAGATGAATCTGTGATCTCATAGCAATCGCTTGCTCTGCTGCTTCTGCTGCTGTAACAGCTTCCGAAGCCTCCCCATTTTCACCATCTCCTTGCTTCTTTCTCCTCTTTGAGACTTCCTCTTTCTTGTTTGGGTTTTTCAGATCATTCATCCTTTGTTCTTCAAGCTTCTCCCACATCTCAGTCGCAGCTTTCATCTTCTCTTCTGCACTATCAAAGAGGGCCAATGTCTCCGTTGCATCCCATACAGACAAATCTATCTTCTGTGCCAAAGCAAAAGACCAATGGAGCTTTGCCATCTCAAACTGTTGCTGTCCCAAAGCGAGCAAACCCTCATAAAAGTCAGGTTTTATTGACAAGGCGTGCTCATACTTTTCCTTAGCTAGAGTGTATCTCTCTTTCACCCACTCGTAAGCAGTCTGAAGCTGCTCCGCGACCTTTTCCTTTCCAGCAGATTCTTCCAACGGAATGCGCTTCCTCGCGGCGCACATGTGCACGTTACCCCAGTTGAAGAAAGCTAACGCAGCAACTTCTTGGAACTTTGCAGCAGCTTTCTCGAAAAGTGGTTGAGCTTCTTCACTAGTGACTGTTTCCTCCAGCGCCTCAGAGCAAAGCTCCATCCCCAGCTCATGCAAGTCAACATGAGCATCAGGGTCGATACCCACGTGCGACCGGAAAAGCTGAGCAAAGTCGTACAACCAATCATCCATCTCAAGTTCCTTCATCTCAGGATCTTCAGAAGAAGGTGTTTTCTCCTTATCTGATTTCTCATTGCTGACCTCTGTTTCCGACACTGTTTCACGGATATCTTCTTCAACAGGCTTCTCTTccacttcctcctcttcttccaccacttcttcctcctcctcggGCAAAGGTGGCTCCTGCTCAGGACTTACATCAACAACATGCAACCTCAACATCCCAACAGAGTCAGACTTATCGGATTCAGGCTCTTTAGTCAAAACACCATCAGCAACAGTCTCAGCCAACCTAAGCTCCGCAGTACAAGTGACAGTAACCAAATCCCCATCACTGTCTCTATACTTAATCAACACCGACTTGGAAGAAGGGAAACGACTCCTCACGATCTCCCTCAGTACCTTAAACCCACAGTTCACAGGCATCTGACCCAACCTGATGTCATGGTCATAAACAAACTTCAACGGCCTCCACCTAGTTACCTTCTCTTGAGAAGCCACTGccacagaagaagaagaagaagactgctCTGCCTTCATTATCATACCtttagtagaagaagaagaatcattCAATGGCTTCAACACAATTTTAGCCATCTGTGTCTTCCCTTCGTGTCCATTCTCCATCAAAGGATTCACCTTTGGCCGTTCTACCTTACTATTGCTATTGCTACTAACAGGCAAGGCAACAGGCGAAGAAGGAGCTACCTTTTTGTGAACCTGACGAGAAGGCAAGCAAGGACCAAGCCCATTAACAGGCCCACCCAAAGCAGCAGAGGCGCCAAGAGCCGCAGGCGAAGGCCTGCTCTGAGGCCCAGGCCCACACATCATCAGCCGTCTCGACATCTCCGTAGCGTCCTTGTGATTAGGATCAGCTCCCAGGAGCGAATTCACGTCCTGCACGGCGAGCTCGTACTTCCCCACGGCCTCGAGCGCTCTGGCTCTCCTCAGCAGAGCTCGCGTGAAGCCAGGCTGGACCTGGAGCGCCATGGAGCACTCGGAGATGACCTTGTCGTAATCGATCGGCTTCATCTGCATCAGACACGCGGCGCGGTTGCTGTGGAACACGGCTCGGTCGGGGTGGCTCTTGGGGATGAGCTTGAGGGCG
The DNA window shown above is from Raphanus sativus cultivar WK10039 unplaced genomic scaffold, ASM80110v3 Scaffold1886, whole genome shotgun sequence and carries:
- the LOC130504911 gene encoding protein CLMP1-like, with protein sequence MGKSGARKKKNGGGGGGGSKQANSSENTSSSSSKPADFDASVFLKRAHELKEEGNKKFQSKDFQGALDQYADALKLIPKSHPDRAVFHSNRAACLMQMKPIDYDKVISECSMALQVQPGFTRALLRRARALEAVGKYELAVQDVNSLLGADPNHKDATEMSRRLMMCGPGPQSRPSPAALGASAALGGPVNGLGPCLPSRQVHKKVAPSSPVALPVSSNSNSKVERPKVNPLMENGHEGKTQMAKIVLKPLNDSSSSTKGMIMKAEQSSSSSSVAVASQEKVTRWRPLKFVYDHDIRLGQMPVNCGFKVLREIVRSRFPSSKSVLIKYRDSDGDLVTVTCTAELRLAETVADGVLTKEPESDKSDSVGMLRLHVVDVSPEQEPPLPEEEEEVVEEEEEVEEKPVEEDIRETVSETEVSNEKSDKEKTPSSEDPEMKELEMDDWLYDFAQLFRSHVGIDPDAHVDLHELGMELCSEALEETVTSEEAQPLFEKAAAKFQEVAALAFFNWGNVHMCAARKRIPLEESAGKEKVAEQLQTAYEWVKERYTLAKEKYEHALSIKPDFYEGLLALGQQQFEMAKLHWSFALAQKIDLSVWDATETLALFDSAEEKMKAATEMWEKLEEQRMNDLKNPNKKEEVSKRRKKQGDGENGEASEAVTAAEAAEQAIAMRSQIHLFWGNMLFERSQVECKISVSGWEKNLDSAVERFKLAGASETDISTVVKNHCSNEATAEGDEKKVTES